One segment of Streptomyces sp. NA02950 DNA contains the following:
- a CDS encoding glutamate ABC transporter substrate-binding protein — MRSVRSAAAVVVCTLGVATAIVVPATVDGDGDGGRSGAPDRRPQALRAGHETAADSCKKPEASLRPSSASGKAIKRIKSREINGHRVGKLIAGVDQNSYRWGYRDPATGDLTGFDIDIVRAIAKDIFGDPDAVIYRTIPTSQRIKALQQGKVDVVVRTMTINCDRIKDVAFSTAYFQAGQQVLVTEGSSITGYNRTLRGKKVCTAQGSTAEAELDKPETGAEALGAIKVKPVPNQLDCLVRLQLGQVDAVITDNALAAGQAAQDPSVKLVGSRFTDELYGVAMNKDDDDLVRRVNEVLADYRKGGDNSPWMRAYRKWLAEDFGGAQDKPAPPDPVYKD, encoded by the coding sequence ATGCGATCGGTGCGATCGGCCGCCGCGGTGGTGGTGTGCACCCTGGGGGTGGCCACGGCGATCGTGGTGCCCGCCACGGTGGACGGAGACGGTGACGGCGGCCGGAGCGGTGCGCCGGACCGGCGTCCGCAGGCGTTGCGGGCCGGACACGAGACCGCGGCGGACAGCTGCAAGAAGCCGGAGGCGAGCCTGCGGCCGTCCAGCGCGAGCGGCAAGGCCATCAAACGGATCAAGAGCCGTGAGATCAACGGCCACAGGGTCGGCAAGCTGATCGCGGGCGTCGACCAGAACAGCTACCGCTGGGGCTACCGCGATCCGGCCACCGGCGATCTCACCGGTTTCGACATCGACATCGTGCGCGCCATCGCCAAGGACATCTTCGGCGATCCGGACGCGGTCATCTACCGCACCATCCCCACCAGTCAGCGCATCAAGGCCCTTCAGCAGGGCAAGGTGGACGTGGTGGTGCGCACCATGACCATCAACTGCGACCGGATCAAGGACGTGGCGTTCTCCACCGCCTACTTCCAGGCCGGTCAGCAGGTGCTGGTCACCGAGGGTTCGTCCATCACCGGCTACAACCGGACGCTGCGCGGCAAGAAGGTGTGCACGGCACAGGGTTCCACCGCCGAGGCCGAGCTGGACAAGCCGGAGACCGGTGCCGAGGCGCTCGGCGCGATCAAGGTCAAGCCGGTGCCCAACCAGCTCGACTGCCTGGTCAGACTGCAACTGGGCCAGGTGGACGCGGTGATCACGGACAATGCGCTGGCGGCGGGCCAGGCCGCCCAGGACCCCTCCGTCAAGCTGGTCGGCTCCCGATTCACCGATGAGCTGTACGGCGTGGCGATGAACAAGGACGACGACGACCTGGTACGCCGGGTCAACGAGGTGCTGGCGGACTACCGCAAGGGCGGTGACAACAGCCCCTGGATGCGCGCCTATCGCAAGTGGCTCGCGGAGGACTTCGGCGGGGCGCAGGACAAGCCGGCCCCGCCGGATCCCGTGTACAAGGACTGA